The following proteins come from a genomic window of Gimesia chilikensis:
- a CDS encoding PQQ-binding-like beta-propeller repeat protein has protein sequence MQRILPRLILFVGFGLSVSHVSQAADWSQFRGPSGNGVSESTGLPTEWSAEKNILWKTKLPGHGSSSPVLYGDQIFLTAYTDYGLTAEDDGNPADLRLHVISFNREDGKIMWDQSVAPLNQVQKITKRIVDHGYASGTPACDETGVYAFFGTSGVVAYDLKGNLKWQADVGNKTAGFGSASSPILYKDFVIINASIESETVYALEKATGKVAWKAENIVRAWTTPSIVDVPGGKQELVVNQKNQILGFDPDTGKELWTCEGIQDYVVPVVVQNEGILYCLGGRSNRSIAVRPGGRGDVTKTHKLWEVNVGANVTSPVFHEGHLYWASDRGIAFCLNAKNGEVVYKNRLPTKSRLYASIVLADDKLYVTTRDNGVVVLKAVPEYVELARNEIKSDEDLFNASPAVSEGSIFLRTNGYLYRIAEQK, from the coding sequence ATGCAGCGTATCCTTCCCCGGCTCATTCTTTTTGTTGGATTTGGTCTTTCAGTCAGTCATGTCAGCCAGGCTGCTGACTGGTCTCAATTTCGAGGTCCTTCCGGGAATGGAGTTTCAGAGTCAACGGGATTACCTACGGAATGGAGTGCAGAGAAAAATATCCTCTGGAAAACGAAACTTCCCGGGCATGGCTCTTCCAGCCCGGTTCTCTACGGGGACCAGATTTTTCTGACCGCTTATACCGATTACGGTTTGACTGCAGAAGATGACGGAAACCCAGCTGACCTGCGGCTGCACGTAATTTCATTCAATCGGGAAGATGGCAAAATCATGTGGGACCAGTCAGTGGCCCCCTTGAACCAGGTGCAGAAAATCACCAAACGGATTGTGGACCATGGATACGCCAGTGGGACGCCCGCCTGTGATGAAACCGGCGTCTACGCCTTCTTTGGTACCTCGGGAGTGGTCGCTTACGATTTGAAGGGAAACCTCAAATGGCAAGCGGATGTCGGCAATAAGACTGCGGGATTCGGTTCCGCCTCCTCGCCGATCCTCTACAAAGACTTCGTGATCATCAATGCCAGTATCGAAAGCGAGACAGTCTATGCTCTGGAGAAAGCGACCGGGAAAGTCGCCTGGAAAGCCGAGAACATCGTTCGGGCCTGGACGACGCCCTCTATCGTCGATGTACCGGGAGGCAAGCAGGAGCTGGTAGTAAATCAGAAAAACCAGATCCTGGGCTTCGATCCTGATACCGGAAAAGAGCTCTGGACCTGTGAAGGAATTCAGGACTATGTCGTTCCGGTCGTCGTTCAAAACGAAGGCATCCTCTACTGCCTGGGAGGCCGCAGCAATCGCAGTATTGCCGTTCGTCCCGGTGGTCGGGGAGACGTCACAAAAACCCACAAGCTCTGGGAAGTGAACGTCGGTGCCAACGTAACTTCACCCGTCTTCCACGAAGGGCATCTTTACTGGGCCAGCGATCGAGGGATTGCATTCTGTCTGAACGCGAAAAATGGTGAAGTCGTCTATAAAAACCGGCTGCCGACCAAATCCCGGCTGTATGCCTCAATTGTTCTGGCGGATGACAAACTGTATGTCACGACCCGCGACAATGGGGTCGTCGTGCTCAAAGCGGTGCCGGAGTACGTTGAACTGGCACGGAATGAAATCAAGTCTGATGAAGACCTGTTTAATGCTTCGCCGGCAGTCAGTGAGGGGAGTATTTTCCTGCGGACTAACGGTTATCTGTACCGAATTGCGGAGCAGAAATAG
- a CDS encoding DUF1501 domain-containing protein, with the protein MFDFPLFSQSLSRRDLCKVALGGTLSFMLPGFDLQAAQKRGPERRKSVITLWMGGGPSQLETWDPHPGTQIGGPGKAISTVVPGLQISDMYPLLAEQLGGMSVIRSMVSKEGDHERGTKYLKTGYRPEPTTVYPALGAIITHEAPDKGLEIPQHISMGNTQFPARGGYLGAHLDAFRVPDPGKNIGNMRSGVGDPRQERRLDNLNVVSQAFRRGRTIQTQKTLHQSTIDRALTMMSSEQLQAFEIEKEPAAVRAAYGDSPFGRGCLVARRLVEQGVHSIEVNLNGWDSHANNYTGHQTQSKILDPAFATLLKELKERDLLDSTIVLCIGEFGRTPKINPLDGRDHWPSGFSCIVGGGGLKGDTIIGETDPTGKEKDPTEPVRIQDLYATILQKLQIDFTKELISPIGRPLALSDGTPITKLV; encoded by the coding sequence ATGTTCGACTTTCCTCTATTTTCACAATCGCTGAGTCGCCGGGACCTCTGTAAAGTTGCACTGGGAGGTACGCTCTCCTTCATGCTGCCCGGCTTTGATCTTCAGGCTGCGCAAAAGCGAGGGCCGGAACGGCGGAAATCTGTGATTACACTCTGGATGGGAGGCGGCCCCAGTCAGCTTGAGACATGGGACCCACACCCGGGGACTCAAATCGGCGGTCCGGGGAAAGCGATCTCTACCGTTGTCCCGGGTTTACAGATTTCCGATATGTATCCACTGCTCGCAGAACAGTTGGGGGGAATGTCTGTGATTCGGTCGATGGTTTCCAAAGAGGGAGACCACGAACGGGGTACGAAATATCTCAAAACCGGTTACCGCCCTGAACCGACGACCGTCTACCCCGCACTAGGTGCGATCATCACGCACGAAGCCCCCGACAAAGGACTTGAAATCCCACAACATATTTCCATGGGTAACACCCAGTTTCCGGCTCGAGGCGGTTATCTGGGGGCACACCTCGATGCGTTTCGCGTTCCCGATCCCGGTAAGAATATTGGCAATATGCGATCAGGGGTGGGAGATCCACGCCAGGAACGGCGGCTGGATAACCTGAATGTCGTCTCACAGGCATTTCGCAGAGGACGCACCATCCAGACCCAAAAAACGTTGCATCAGTCGACCATCGATCGTGCCCTGACCATGATGAGTTCCGAACAACTGCAGGCATTCGAAATTGAAAAAGAACCTGCAGCCGTCCGCGCTGCATATGGCGACTCTCCCTTCGGACGTGGTTGCCTGGTCGCCCGAAGGCTCGTCGAACAGGGTGTGCATTCAATCGAAGTCAATCTGAATGGCTGGGACAGCCATGCAAACAACTACACCGGACATCAGACTCAATCAAAAATTCTCGACCCCGCTTTCGCTACGTTGCTCAAGGAACTCAAAGAACGGGATCTGCTCGATTCTACAATTGTGCTTTGTATCGGCGAATTCGGACGGACTCCCAAGATCAATCCGCTGGACGGACGCGACCACTGGCCTTCTGGATTCTCCTGTATTGTGGGCGGAGGTGGCCTGAAAGGGGATACAATTATCGGAGAAACAGATCCCACCGGAAAAGAAAAAGATCCGACCGAACCGGTTCGCATTCAGGATCTGTACGCCACGATTCTGCAGAAGCTTCAAATCGACTTTACCAAAGAATTGATTTCCCCCATCGGCCGACCGCTGGCACTCAGCGATGGAACTCCGATTACCAAGCTGGTCTGA
- a CDS encoding DUF1549 domain-containing protein, whose protein sequence is MPASARNWILACLPAGVVALVISLVAWASSSPLKKTEPIPVLQNEDSLTRTIDQVDQFFTQEWQERELDPAAVADELTQMRRLSLALHGTIPSLEEIREFQAMSGDDRLERWTLKLLDDRRFADYFSERFTRAFVGVAQGQFIVFRRDRFKAWLSEQIQANTPYDELVRKLIAGEGLWTGDPETNFITAAVADGNLDRNKLTGSTVRAFLGQRIDCAQCHDHPFDHWKQTDFEGLTAFYGQVEVQVLGVRQNNKLKYEVEDRNTLETRTVAPQVPFLNECLPEEGTLRERLATWVTHPDNRRFERASANRIWGLLFGVPYIDPVDDLPAPTDLTQEAPDLLDILGQDFRENGYDIKRLIQIIVASKPFQRSSSTDMVDSEEIQRATRAWALFPLVRLRPEQIIGSMLQSSSLKTIDQNSNLFMRARRFFSEIDFVREYGDLGSDELNDFPGTIPQALLRMNGQFARDNGSASPFNSVGRITSLDISNDKRIETCFLVCLSRPPTAEELTHFLKQYESASNQEQREKVTEDLFWALYNSPEFSWNH, encoded by the coding sequence ATGCCCGCTTCCGCTCGCAACTGGATCCTGGCCTGCCTCCCCGCGGGAGTCGTGGCGCTGGTGATCTCCCTGGTTGCCTGGGCTTCGAGCAGTCCTCTGAAGAAGACGGAACCGATTCCCGTTCTGCAGAATGAGGATTCACTGACCCGCACGATCGATCAGGTAGATCAATTCTTCACACAAGAATGGCAGGAGCGAGAGCTCGACCCCGCGGCGGTGGCAGACGAACTGACACAGATGCGTCGGCTTTCTCTCGCTTTGCATGGCACAATCCCGTCCCTGGAAGAGATACGTGAATTCCAGGCGATGTCAGGGGATGATCGACTGGAGCGCTGGACCTTAAAACTTCTCGATGACCGCCGCTTCGCCGATTATTTTTCCGAGCGATTCACACGCGCTTTTGTTGGAGTCGCCCAGGGACAATTCATTGTCTTTCGTCGCGATCGCTTCAAAGCCTGGCTGAGCGAACAGATTCAGGCCAATACGCCTTATGATGAACTGGTCAGAAAATTGATTGCCGGCGAAGGGCTCTGGACCGGCGACCCGGAAACCAATTTCATCACAGCGGCAGTCGCAGATGGCAACCTGGATCGGAACAAACTGACGGGCAGCACCGTGCGTGCATTTCTGGGACAGCGGATTGATTGTGCCCAGTGTCACGATCATCCTTTCGATCACTGGAAGCAGACCGATTTCGAAGGTCTGACCGCTTTTTACGGTCAGGTGGAAGTACAGGTTCTCGGCGTGCGTCAGAACAATAAACTGAAGTACGAAGTTGAGGATCGTAATACGCTGGAAACTCGAACGGTTGCTCCGCAGGTTCCTTTCCTGAATGAGTGCCTGCCTGAGGAAGGGACACTGCGTGAGCGACTGGCGACCTGGGTGACACACCCCGACAACCGTCGATTCGAACGTGCGTCTGCCAATCGAATTTGGGGTCTGTTGTTTGGCGTACCTTATATCGATCCCGTCGATGACCTTCCCGCTCCGACCGATCTGACACAGGAAGCCCCGGACCTGCTCGACATTCTGGGCCAGGACTTTCGTGAAAACGGATACGATATCAAACGCCTGATTCAAATTATTGTGGCATCGAAACCATTTCAACGTTCATCATCCACAGACATGGTTGACTCTGAAGAGATACAACGGGCGACCCGTGCATGGGCGCTGTTCCCCCTGGTCCGACTGCGTCCCGAGCAGATCATCGGTTCCATGCTGCAATCGTCCTCGCTGAAAACTATCGACCAGAACTCGAATCTGTTCATGCGGGCCCGTCGCTTTTTCTCGGAAATCGATTTTGTACGTGAATATGGGGACCTGGGTAGTGACGAACTGAATGACTTTCCGGGAACGATTCCCCAGGCACTGTTGCGGATGAATGGTCAGTTTGCCAGAGACAACGGAAGTGCATCCCCGTTCAATTCCGTCGGTCGGATCACGTCGTTGGACATTTCGAATGACAAGCGGATTGAAACCTGTTTCCTCGTCTGCCTGTCCCGACCACCGACAGCAGAAGAGCTGACGCACTTTTTGAAACAGTATGAGTCTGCCTCGAATCAGGAACAGCGCGAAAAAGTCACCGAGGACCTGTTCTGGGCGCTGTATAATTCACCTGAATTTTCATGGAATCATTGA
- a CDS encoding DUF4013 domain-containing protein: protein MKTHAETGNTLNVPATAHFSGGEAEQTVSEHATHAGDLNKNGQGTSALTTPTSDEVVQPAAVSPTTEIDQFYPDEVVGNIPPFPHLFKHPLKATFWTIRMLFGIVCLVLFLAVIAAIPLVNFIALGYLLDVEGRVARTGKIRLAFPLLDIAPRLGTIVLGTGLWLIPLFLLSGAAADARLVDPGGTSDQTLHFINRLVSIFVALHLCLALARGGTFSCYLRPLKNAIWLFKQLRAGGYWERAAQNVSEFVSSLKLGQNFSLGLRGFLGALAWLLIPSLMFASASSPEGGKGGPVLVTLLGGLMLVIVLGWLPLLQAHFAAENRLRAMFELRTIRRKFKRTPIAWLVALVVVYVLSLPLYLFKVAALPRDAMWGITLIFVATIYPTKILLGWVYYRASSKTRNAWFGWRWLSRTLILPLLSLYVFLLFFTQFIGMHGNRVLMEHHVFLLPVPF, encoded by the coding sequence TTGAAAACGCATGCAGAAACCGGGAATACCTTGAACGTTCCTGCAACGGCTCATTTCTCAGGAGGCGAAGCAGAGCAGACCGTGAGTGAACATGCGACACATGCCGGCGATTTGAACAAAAACGGACAGGGGACTTCCGCACTGACAACCCCGACCAGTGACGAAGTTGTTCAACCCGCTGCAGTCAGTCCGACCACCGAGATTGATCAGTTCTATCCCGATGAAGTGGTGGGGAATATCCCGCCATTCCCTCATCTGTTTAAACACCCGCTCAAGGCAACATTCTGGACAATTCGTATGCTGTTTGGCATCGTCTGTCTGGTTTTGTTTCTGGCCGTGATTGCTGCCATCCCTCTTGTTAACTTTATTGCCCTGGGTTACCTGCTTGATGTGGAAGGTAGAGTTGCCCGTACGGGAAAAATTCGTCTCGCTTTTCCGCTGCTGGATATCGCACCTCGACTGGGAACCATAGTGCTTGGCACCGGTCTCTGGCTGATCCCCTTGTTTCTACTCTCCGGGGCTGCCGCGGATGCTCGACTCGTTGATCCAGGGGGCACCAGCGATCAGACGCTTCATTTCATCAATCGTCTGGTTTCGATTTTTGTTGCCCTGCATCTCTGTCTGGCACTGGCCCGCGGGGGAACCTTTTCCTGCTATCTCCGCCCACTCAAGAATGCGATCTGGTTGTTCAAACAGCTTCGCGCTGGCGGGTACTGGGAACGGGCGGCGCAGAACGTTAGTGAGTTTGTCTCCTCGCTCAAACTGGGGCAGAACTTCTCACTGGGGTTGCGTGGTTTTCTGGGAGCCTTAGCCTGGCTCTTGATCCCTTCACTCATGTTTGCTTCCGCCAGTTCCCCTGAGGGAGGCAAGGGAGGTCCGGTTCTGGTCACCCTCCTGGGGGGCTTGATGCTGGTGATCGTTCTGGGTTGGCTGCCGCTCTTACAGGCTCACTTTGCTGCCGAGAATCGATTGCGGGCCATGTTTGAACTGCGGACCATCCGCAGGAAATTCAAACGGACGCCGATCGCCTGGCTGGTGGCGTTGGTCGTTGTCTATGTGCTCTCGCTTCCTCTCTACCTGTTTAAGGTGGCTGCACTCCCCCGGGATGCGATGTGGGGCATTACCCTGATCTTTGTTGCCACCATCTATCCCACAAAAATTCTGCTGGGCTGGGTCTATTACCGCGCCTCCTCCAAAACTCGAAATGCCTGGTTTGGTTGGCGCTGGTTGAGCAGGACTCTGATTCTGCCACTGCTGTCACTGTATGTCTTTCTGTTGTTCTTTACCCAGTTTATCGGCATGCATGGCAATCGAGTGTTGATGGAGCACCACGTCTTTTTGTTACCGGTTCCATTCTGA
- a CDS encoding elongation factor G, producing the protein MNDYKVDDVRNVALVGHGAVGKTTVADLLLFQSGMTPRLGSVDEGTSLLDTDEEEIDHRISIASTLVHFDHAGHHINLIDTPGYPDFIGQVSGALRAVETALILLNAGHGVEINALRVSRMAQEAGIARMIVLNKCDTENIDYDSLLDSIRETFGSNCVPINLPVGLGADFQAVCDLVNFSEPPAEGTLGDPESTRQALIEAIVESNEGLLERFFDGEELSARELSANIPKAMAAGTLIPVLFMSAKTGVGVSEFMDAMSNYTLCPQDIQRMEQTKDGRSVVIDPSPEQPFVAQVIKTRIDPFISKMSYLRVFSGELDKDTAVVNVRTGKPVRINQLLDVQGGKQEPVDSVSVGDIFAVAKVDDLQPGDTLTADANGDGLSLPEIKYPHPVVGLAVEPKSQNDQQKISGALHKLEEEDQTFHVIHDEETHEMVMQGMSELHLKIMQEKLLHRDKVEVLTHQPKVPYRETIMASAEGSYRHKKQSGGAGQFAEVHLRVSPMPAGVDPETYFTKENFDHLRSYQYDPDLNFAFVDRISGGSIPNQFIPAVEKGVRERMKQGVIAGCQIQDLICEVYFGKDHPVDSNETAFKIAGSKCFSELFGKARPALMEPIVKIEILVPEECVGDISSDLSSRRGRMEGMQVSPGGYEIIQARVPLAEIMTYARTLSSLSGGRGTYDIELSHYEMIPPNEQSKVIEILNQARE; encoded by the coding sequence ATGAACGATTATAAGGTAGACGACGTTAGGAATGTGGCACTGGTCGGCCACGGGGCTGTTGGCAAAACAACTGTAGCCGATCTTTTGCTTTTTCAATCGGGAATGACCCCCCGACTTGGGTCTGTGGATGAAGGTACCAGTTTGCTGGATACAGACGAGGAAGAAATCGATCATCGGATTTCCATCGCCTCTACCCTGGTTCACTTTGATCATGCCGGTCATCATATCAATCTGATCGATACCCCCGGCTATCCTGATTTCATTGGGCAGGTTTCCGGTGCTCTGCGTGCCGTCGAGACCGCTCTGATTCTGCTCAACGCCGGTCATGGCGTGGAAATCAATGCCCTGCGAGTTTCCCGGATGGCCCAGGAAGCAGGCATCGCCCGCATGATCGTCCTCAATAAATGTGATACAGAAAATATCGACTACGATTCACTGCTCGATTCCATCCGCGAAACATTCGGTTCCAACTGTGTTCCCATTAACCTGCCTGTGGGACTCGGGGCCGATTTTCAAGCGGTGTGTGATCTGGTTAATTTTTCCGAGCCACCTGCAGAGGGAACGCTGGGAGATCCGGAGTCAACCCGCCAGGCGCTGATCGAAGCGATTGTGGAATCGAATGAAGGGTTACTGGAACGGTTCTTTGATGGAGAAGAACTCAGTGCCCGGGAACTGTCTGCAAACATTCCCAAGGCGATGGCGGCGGGCACACTGATTCCCGTACTCTTCATGAGCGCAAAAACCGGCGTGGGTGTCAGTGAATTTATGGACGCCATGTCCAACTACACATTGTGTCCGCAGGATATTCAGCGAATGGAACAGACCAAAGATGGTCGTTCGGTGGTGATTGACCCTTCGCCGGAGCAGCCGTTTGTTGCTCAGGTGATCAAGACACGCATCGACCCCTTCATTTCCAAGATGAGCTATCTGCGAGTCTTCTCTGGAGAACTGGATAAAGACACGGCTGTGGTCAATGTCCGCACGGGGAAGCCGGTTCGAATCAATCAACTGCTTGACGTCCAGGGTGGCAAACAGGAACCCGTCGATTCTGTTTCCGTGGGCGATATTTTTGCGGTAGCCAAAGTTGATGACCTGCAGCCGGGAGATACCCTTACCGCTGATGCGAATGGAGACGGTCTTTCACTGCCGGAAATCAAGTACCCCCATCCGGTAGTCGGGTTAGCTGTGGAGCCTAAAAGCCAGAATGACCAGCAGAAGATTTCCGGTGCACTGCACAAACTGGAAGAAGAAGACCAGACCTTCCATGTGATCCACGATGAAGAGACACATGAAATGGTAATGCAGGGAATGAGCGAACTGCATCTGAAAATCATGCAGGAGAAACTGCTGCATCGTGATAAAGTGGAAGTGCTGACACACCAGCCCAAGGTCCCTTATCGCGAAACGATCATGGCGAGCGCTGAGGGTAGTTACCGACACAAGAAACAGTCGGGAGGTGCAGGGCAGTTTGCCGAAGTACACCTGCGGGTCTCACCTATGCCTGCCGGCGTTGATCCTGAAACCTATTTCACGAAAGAAAACTTCGACCATCTGCGCAGTTATCAATACGATCCGGATTTGAACTTTGCTTTTGTCGATCGGATTTCAGGTGGCTCGATTCCCAATCAGTTCATCCCGGCGGTCGAGAAAGGAGTTCGCGAGCGGATGAAGCAGGGGGTGATCGCAGGCTGTCAGATTCAGGATCTGATCTGCGAGGTATACTTTGGAAAAGATCATCCAGTCGACAGTAACGAAACCGCATTTAAAATTGCGGGGAGCAAGTGCTTCTCGGAACTCTTTGGAAAAGCACGTCCGGCACTGATGGAACCGATCGTTAAGATTGAAATTCTGGTTCCCGAAGAATGCGTCGGCGATATCAGCAGTGATCTTTCCAGTCGACGGGGACGTATGGAAGGCATGCAGGTCTCTCCAGGAGGCTACGAAATCATTCAGGCGCGTGTCCCTCTGGCTGAAATTATGACCTATGCCCGTACGCTTTCCAGTCTCTCCGGAGGCCGGGGAACCTATGACATTGAACTGAGTCACTACGAAATGATTCCGCCCAACGAGCAATCCAAGGTGATTGAGATTCTTAACCAGGCCAGAGAATGA
- a CDS encoding MotA/TolQ/ExbB proton channel family protein: protein MEHLDSMPDGQPTLPEAQTEDHFLNWSKAVLKSPLFWGAAATFGFYALIPHLPLYRDLVDRYFCSHPLEYATAALFFIGMAIIGVKGMGMFVQKKSLTETQIDWDTIGEIENLHERIDVFEEQVQSQPSWLSETYLGKRLLDTVSFVKSRRSVQDLDEHLKYLAELAAEQLHASYSLIRTITWAVPIIGFLGTVIGITIAIANVTPDQLDTSLSEVTGGLAVAFDTTALALGLSLVLVFSTFIVERMEQKQLEQIELFGIEHIASCLSESERVVSPLESAEIEAAQQLVSRTEEMIQRQTDLWQQNLEGLRGRWAEMMDRQQSSFDQTLQDGMSSTLGNHAVQLEEFRSEFLNAYQSTTEQIELMLNRWQNKQEESNSQFSTHLAQIWNEVHEDVISAQTRQTTQIEEATRDIADEIRIWNQQMKDSAEVSTLQIQALNNQSEHLLKIVDQEEHLIGLQKRLTENLDAIRAAETFEETLHSLSAAVHLLTARSGRNAA from the coding sequence ATGGAACACTTGGATTCGATGCCCGATGGTCAGCCGACACTGCCAGAAGCTCAAACAGAAGATCACTTTTTGAACTGGTCCAAGGCGGTCTTGAAGTCTCCTCTCTTCTGGGGAGCCGCTGCTACATTCGGGTTTTATGCCCTGATTCCCCATCTACCCCTGTATCGCGACCTGGTAGATCGCTACTTCTGTAGCCACCCGCTCGAGTACGCCACTGCCGCGCTGTTCTTTATCGGGATGGCCATCATTGGTGTGAAGGGCATGGGCATGTTCGTCCAGAAGAAATCCCTCACCGAAACTCAGATCGACTGGGACACTATAGGCGAGATTGAGAACCTGCACGAGCGGATTGATGTCTTTGAAGAACAGGTGCAGTCACAGCCCTCGTGGCTCAGTGAGACCTATTTGGGCAAACGACTGCTGGATACGGTTTCGTTTGTGAAAAGCCGCCGGTCAGTGCAGGACCTGGATGAGCATCTCAAGTATCTGGCCGAGCTGGCTGCCGAGCAACTCCATGCCAGCTACTCACTCATTCGTACAATTACCTGGGCCGTACCTATCATCGGCTTTTTGGGTACCGTAATCGGGATTACCATCGCGATTGCCAACGTGACCCCCGATCAGCTGGATACTTCACTCTCTGAAGTGACCGGTGGTCTGGCTGTCGCCTTTGATACCACAGCTCTGGCTTTGGGGCTGTCGCTGGTTCTCGTGTTCTCCACCTTCATCGTGGAACGTATGGAACAAAAACAGCTCGAGCAGATCGAATTATTTGGAATCGAACATATTGCATCCTGTCTGAGTGAATCGGAACGTGTCGTCAGTCCGCTGGAATCTGCCGAAATTGAAGCGGCACAGCAACTCGTTTCGCGGACCGAAGAAATGATTCAGCGTCAGACCGATCTCTGGCAACAGAACCTGGAGGGGCTCCGCGGACGCTGGGCCGAAATGATGGATCGGCAGCAGTCGTCCTTTGACCAGACATTGCAGGACGGCATGTCCAGCACGCTGGGTAACCATGCGGTCCAACTGGAAGAATTTCGGAGCGAATTTCTGAACGCGTATCAGTCTACGACTGAGCAGATCGAACTCATGCTCAATCGCTGGCAAAACAAGCAGGAAGAGTCGAACAGTCAGTTCTCAACTCATCTGGCTCAGATCTGGAACGAAGTTCATGAAGACGTCATTTCAGCCCAGACGCGGCAGACCACACAAATCGAGGAAGCGACGCGGGATATCGCTGATGAAATCCGTATCTGGAATCAGCAGATGAAGGACTCGGCCGAAGTCTCGACCCTGCAGATCCAGGCACTGAATAACCAGAGTGAGCACCTGCTGAAAATCGTCGATCAGGAAGAGCATTTGATCGGATTACAGAAACGTCTCACCGAGAATCTGGATGCAATTCGTGCCGCCGAAACGTTTGAAGAAACTCTGCACAGCCTGAGCGCTGCTGTCCATCTGCTGACGGCCCGTTCCGGTCGTAACGCCGCCTGA